The following proteins come from a genomic window of Mycosarcoma maydis chromosome 22, whole genome shotgun sequence:
- the dur3-2 gene encoding dur3 urea permease 2 has protein sequence MAADSIPPPLSQGVGYGVVLGFGFAFAGVMFYITQLLWRFNGENNSHFETYATAGRKVGTGLTATAVFSSWAWSTALLSSSVVVFSFGVGGSYWFAAGCLVQISAFALLAIQSKLKTPHAHTVLEVVKVRYGTAAHWLYMFFCLANNLIAIANMLLGASATVSALTGMHIIASTFLLPVGVCLYTISGGLKATFLTDWMHSVALLIIVLFLTLKTITNDAVQSPGHLWELVKQHNVDNPIAGNYRGSALTMTSKSAVEFGVLHTLGNFGLVALDSSYWQKAYSADISAAVPGYVLGGVLYFGLPWCLGTVMGLAGWSLQTNPIWPAYGRELSSTELSDGLPLAYTALAVAGKGGAVAVVILIFMAVTSTTSAQLIAVSSIISSDVYHTYIRPNASDKQVIRVSRAACIGFAIFASAFSTMLYYIGISLTWTLYFLGLITCPAMVTLPLTVLWKKQTWWAATVSPVVGMVAGIATWLATASSYGGGVLNVTTTGELLPCLWGTIVAAFVPAILSPLITLAFPQPVDFAWERFNEIKLIQDDSSRSSSTDDLAQEKLATTHAQRVADAHASKSVPYSDAERRFMNKQSAVAGWTGLALFIAVWVLWPFIMYAAKYEFSRPFFVGWVVVAVIWAFAALLIFTFLPLWQGKRLIVTIVRGVLTGKDDNAHDTVATTASSTTPIEQREPGASFTSTSSSA, from the exons ATGGCGGCCGACTCGATCCCGCCGCCTCTGAGCCAGGGCGTAGGCTATGGCGTCGTGCTTGGCTTCGGATTCGCATTTGCTGGTGTCATGTTTTACATCACGCAGCTCCTGTGGCGCTTCAATGGAGAGAACAACTCGCACTTTGAGACGTACGCCACTGCAGGCCGAAAAGTGGGTACAGGCCTTACGGCTACCGCTGTGTTTTCGTCATGGGCTTGGTCGACtgcgctgctctcgtcATCAGTTGTCGTCTTCTCGTTTGGCGTAGGTGGCTCGTACTGGTTTGCTGCGGGCTGCTTGGTGCAAATTTCGGCATTTGCGTTGCTTGCTATCCAAAGCAAGCTCAAAACGCCGCACGCACATACGGTTCTCGAAGTGGTCAAGGTTCGATATGGCACTGCGGCGCATTGGCTCTACATGTTTTTCTGCCTGGCCAACAATCtgatcgccatcgccaacatGCTTCTCGGTGCCTCTGCTACGGTTTCAGCATTGACAGGAATGCACATCATCGCTTCGACTTTCCTGCTCCCCGTCGGCGTCTGTCTCTACACCATCTCGGGAGGTCTGAAAGCCACGTTTTTGACCGATTGGATGCACAGCGTGGCGctcctcatcatcgtcctcttctTGACGCTCAAGACTATCACCAACGATGCGGTACAGTCTCCCGGTCATCTTTGggagctcgtcaagcagcacaaTGTCGACAACCCCATCGCTGGAAACTATCGCGGATCGGCCTTGACCATGACTTCAAAAAGTGCCGTGGAATTCGGTGTTCTTCATACGCTCGGAAACTTTGGTCTTGTCG CGCTTGATAGTTCGTATTGGCAGAAGGCGTACTCTGCGGATATCTCGGCGGCGGTGCCGGGGTACGTGTTGGGCGGAGTGCTGTATTTCGGACTGCCGTGGTGTCTGGGTACGGTGATGGGACTTGCCGGGTGGTCGTTGCAGACGAATCCGATCTGGCCGGCGTATGGGCGAGAGCTTTCGTCGACCGAGTTATCCGACGGACTGCCACTTGCATACACTGCGCTTGCTGTGGCAGGTAAAGGTGGAGCTGTAGCAGTCGTCATTCTTATCTTCATGGCAGTAACGTCGACCACTTCGGCGCAGCTTATCGCGGTCTCGTCTATTATCAGCTCAGACGTCTACCATACCTACATTCGTCCTAACGCGAGCGATAAGCAGGTCATCCGCGTCTCGCGCGCGGCGTGCATCGGGTTTGCCATCTTCGCATCCGCGTTTTCGACCATGTTGTACTATATTGGTATCAGCCTCACTTGGACACTGTACTTTTTGGGACTCATCACGTGCCCGGCTATGGTCACGTTGCCGTTGACGGTGTTGTGGAAGAAACAGACTTGGTGGGCTGCCACGGTGTCGCCCGTGGTGGGGATGGTCGCTGGTATCGCCACATGGCTAGCTACTGCAAGCAGCTACGGTGGCGGAGTGTTGAACGTCACCACCACGGGAGAGCTGTTGCCGTGTTTGTGGGGCACCATCGTTGCCGCTTTTGTGCCAGCAATTCTGTCGCCTTTGATCACACTGGCTTTTCCGCAACCCGTCGATTTCGCATGGGAAAGGTTCAACGAGATCAAGCTCATCCAAGACGACTCGTCGCGCTCTTCGTCTACTGACGATCTGGCGCAAGAGAAACTCGCCACAACTCACGCCCAACGCGTCGCAGATGCTCACGCCTCGAAAAGCGTGCCTTACTCGGACGCCGAACGTCGATTCATGAACAAGCAATCCGCCGTTGCAGGCTGGACGGGTCTCGCTCTCTTTATCGCTGTATGGGTGCTGTGGCCGTTCATCATGTATGCGGCCAAGTACGAATTCAGTCGGCCGTTTTTCGTTGGCTgggtcgtcgtcgctgtgATTTGGGCATTTGCCGCGCTCCTCATCTTCACCTTCTTGCCCCTCTGGCAGGGAAAACGTCTGATTGTCACAATCGTACGTGGCGTCTTAACAGGCAAGGATGACAATGCCCATGACACCGTCGCCACAACAGCTAGCTCTACTACGCCAATCGAGCAGCGTGAGCCAGGTGCCAGCTTCACGTCAacctcttcttcggctTGA